A genomic region of uncultured Roseibium sp. contains the following coding sequences:
- a CDS encoding VOC family protein has product MTFVPDNFNVWMEIPVSDLDKAIRFYNEVFQTELNLITDMGPNHIAMFPTKTDMGVAGHLYPGQPAAKGTGPTIHILCPDALEATMERFAKAGGEVVSDPIPIPAGRFAYGIDPDGNSIGMFAFNAS; this is encoded by the coding sequence ATGACTTTCGTTCCTGACAATTTCAATGTCTGGATGGAAATTCCGGTTTCGGACCTCGACAAGGCGATCCGCTTTTACAACGAGGTATTCCAGACCGAGCTGAACCTGATCACGGATATGGGGCCGAACCACATCGCCATGTTCCCGACCAAGACGGACATGGGCGTTGCGGGACATCTGTATCCCGGGCAACCTGCTGCAAAAGGAACCGGACCGACGATCCACATACTGTGTCCCGATGCGCTCGAAGCCACGATGGAACGCTTCGCGAAAGCAGGCGGCGAGGTAGTATCCGATCCGATCCCCATACCGGCCGGTCGATTCGCCTATGGCATTGACCCGGACGGGAATTCGATCGGAATGTTTGCCTTCAATGCAAGCTAG